One window from the genome of Hemiscyllium ocellatum isolate sHemOce1 chromosome 28, sHemOce1.pat.X.cur, whole genome shotgun sequence encodes:
- the LOC132829089 gene encoding calreticulin-like: MLLPFLLLCSVAGIARSTVYFTEQFADGDAWESRWVESKHKSDYGKFKLTAGKFYGDLEKDKGIQTSKDARFYALSARFEPFSNEGKNLVIQFTVKHEQKIDCGGGYIKLFPADVDQDAIHGESEYYLMFGPDICGYSTKKVHVIINYKGKNHLIKKDIKCKDDELTHLYTLIVKPDQTYEVKIDNAKVESGNLEDDWDFLPPKKIKDPEVSKPEDWDDRETIDDVDDKKPEDWDKPENIPDPDAKKPEDWDEEMDGEWEPPMIPNPDFKGEWKPKQIKNPNYKGAWVHPEIDNPEYAPDINIYKFENIGVIGLDLWQVKSGTIFDNFLITDDEKYAEEFGKETWGKTKDPEKKMKEIQDEEESKRMAEEVKKKDEEADDDDEEEDDDEEDEEEEEEKKDEEEEEEEEEEAPKDKTKEKDEL, encoded by the exons ATGCCTGGGAGAGCCGATGGGTTGAATCCAAACATAAATCGGACTACGGCAAATTCAAACTAACAGCTGGAAAATTTTATGGAGATCTGGAGAAAGACAAAG GTATCCAGACCAGCAAGGATGCTAGGTTTTACGCCCTTTCAGCAAGATTTGAGCCATTCAGCAATGAGGGGAAAAATCTAGTGATTCagttcactgtgaaacatgagcAGAAGATAGATTGTGGTGGTGGCTATATTAAACTCTTCCCAGCTGATGTGGATCAGGATGCTATTCATGGAGAATCTGAATATTATCTCATGTTTG GTCCTGATATTTGTGGATACTCAACAAAGAAAGTACATGTAATTATCAACTACAAAGGCAAGAACCATCTCATCAAGAAAGATATTAAATGCAAG GATGATGAGTTGACCCACCTCTACACGCTGATCGTTAAACCTGATCAGACATATGAAGTTAAGATTGACAACGCAAAAGTGGAGTCTGGTAATCTGGAAGATGATTGGGATTTTCTGCCACCAAAGAAGATCAAGGACCCTGAGGTATCCAAGCCAGAGGACTGGGATGATCGAGAGACAATCGACGATGTTGATGATAAAAAGCCAGAG GATTGGGATAAACCTGAAAACATTCCAGACCCAGATGCcaagaaaccagaggattgggatgaAGAAATGGATGGGGAGTGGGAGCCTCCAATGATCCCAAATCCAGATTTCAAG gGTGAATGGAAACCCAAACAAATAAAAAACCCCAACTACAAAGGTGCCTGGGTGCATCCAGAGATCGATAATCCTGAATATGCTCCTGACATAAATATCTACAAATTTGAGAACATTGGCGTGATTGGACTGGATCTGTGGCAG GTGAAATCTGGTACTATCTTTGACAATTTCCTCATCACTGATGATGAAAAATATGCAGAAGAGTTTGGCAAGGAGACCTGGGGAAAGACCAAG GATCCTGAGAAGAAGATGAAGGAAATTCAGGACGAAGAAGAAAGCAAACGGATGGCTGAGGAAGTGAAAAAGAAAGATGAGgaggctgatgatgatgatgaggaggaggatgatgatgaagaggatgaggaggaagaagaggaaaagaaagatgaggaggaggaggaggaggaggaggaggaagcacCAAAAGACAAAACTAAAGAAAAAGATGAATTGTGA